From Candidatus Bathyarchaeota archaeon:
CATAAATTTCTATTACACCTTCATTAACGGCGAAGGCGCAACCGCTTTAAAGCGGTTCTGCGAGGTCAAACATAAAGAGAGCAGCCCCAACAGACCATTATTCGCCACGTACGGAAATAAGGCGATAAGCCAAAGCTACGTGTGGGAAATAGTGAAGAAATGCGTGAAAAGAACAGGGTTTGACCCGAAAACAATCACTACACACACCATAAGGAAAGCCTTCCGCAAGATTGTACGGCAAACAAACATTGACGACGATGATAAGGAACAACTGATGGGGCACGTGATTTCTGGAAGCCGCGCCGCGTACTACGACAGAAAAGACATGGATCTAATAAAGAAAGCATATCAACACTGCAACTTCACGCGGGAAACGCCACATTCAGAAACGTTGAAGCTTAGAGATCAGCTAGAAACCGAGAGAGTTGAACGTGCAAGCCTTGAGAAGCGTATAGACGCGCTTGAAAGCTTGCTTCGCCAGTACATAAACGGGGAAGGCTGAAAAAACTCTAACGTTAGAAAAAAGAAGGGGTTTTAGGGGCGAAAAGCCTCTAACTTTCTTTGCCATCTTCTGGATTGTCAGGTGTTGAAGTGATTGCTATGTGCATCCACTTGTTGTTCCAACAATCTTTCTCAGCGTGCCTGTAGGCGTTTGGGTCGCTTATGAAACTTTGAAGTTCTTGATGTAGCAGCTGCACTTCTCGATAAACTGTCTCTCTACAGAAGTCTTCAACAGGGTATTTGCTGCCGAAAAATGTCAAATACTCTTTTATGAAGTCGTAGAAGGGCTTGTAGAGAGTTAGCTTCACCGTAACCATGTTTTTGTCTAAAGTCTTCTCCACTATTGCTTTTTCACTCATGTTTTCTTTCACCTTCTCCTATTGTTTATTTCTAACGTAAGATACTCTAAAAGTAATCCTACAATCTTCTATAGATATGCTTATATTTAAAACCATCTCCTATATTCAGTGAAAGGTTTTGAGTATGCCTGTTAAGTTTGAGTTAAGCGTCATGCAAGTAGGAAACAGCTTGAGAATCACGATTCCTAAAGAAGTGTGTAAGCACCTAGAGATAAAGAAGGGCGATGTGGTTAGGCTTTGGGTTGATAACGGCCACTTCATAGCAGAAAAGAAGGAATAACCATGCCTTTCGTGAACGCAAACGACCTTTGCTCTTCCTGTGAATGTAATATTCAGCAACCCAAAAACCGAGAAATAATTAGCAGTCTTTCAGACCTATCCACACTTCCAAGAGTTTGTATTTTCGGAGAGGAAAGGCAGAAAGGCAAAGTTGTTGAGTGTGACAAGTTTAGAGAAGTAGCAGGTGCTTTCAAAATGACATGCCCTCTTTGCAACGCTGAATTTTATGTCTACTTTGACTTTGATGATGATACTAATAGAATAGATGTTGCTGAAGATAAGTGTCCAACATGTTACGCTAACCTTAGGGTTCAAGCAAGACAAGAAATCTTAACACCAACTCTTAAGGAATGGAAAGAAACTGGGGAAATGACGAAGAAACTGGGGGCGGGATGGCGTGTCTATCCTAGTTGCAACAAAGCGCAAAGTGTAGCTGTTATGGCTAGAGATCAATTTAGGGAGTTTCCAGAGTTTTTAGAGCAAGAAAAGAAGGAATAGGCTTCTCCGCCGAGGCGGAGAGACTTTCAGTTCAAATGAACTAGAAGTTAATCGCTAAGCGATAGAGAATGTCTATACTTTTGCTGTCTTCTATGAACAAGTTTAACTTTTGGGGCAGTTAGGGTATGGGTAAACCACTCAAAAACAGAAAGTTGCTACGGTGTGGCGAGTTGTCACTTTCTTGTCTAAAGATTACTACACATGGCCAATAACGCAAATTTTACCAAATTTTGTAAAACTTGCTGCACGCCACCGTTGAATTTTAGAATTGCATTTCACGCCAACAAGACACATGATAATACTTACGCCCATTCTTTGATTTTTTACAAACCACGGTTTCGCCAGCCTTTAGAGGCTTCATGCAACGCCTACAGAACCCCTTCCTTCCTACGCGGCTGAGGATTTGAGAGGTTAAAACCACATGTTTGTCAGTTTGAATTTGCAATCTTACCTTTTCCTCGCTCGTCTTCGCTTAGTCTTCTTCACCTTTTTAGTCTTGCGCTTCTTCTTTTTGCGTGGCTTAGGAACAGAGAACCCAAACACCTTAGCGATCTGGCCTGCCGTCGCCATTTTGTGAGTGCGTTTGAACCATTCACCAAACAGGTCGTCTCGCCGTTTCCGTTTTGGTTTGAGCAACTCTTGCCGAAATGAAAATCCCCATAACTGTGGTTGAAGTTGTGACTGTTTCATAAGTTGTTTTTGAAGCTGCACTTGAATTTGTGGCTGTATCTGCTCTTGTTTTAATAGTTGTGTTTCAAGTTGTTTCAGTAAGGAAGATTGCTTTAGGAATTGTTTTTGCGCTTGTTTCCCTAGTGAGCCAAGCCCAAGCACCTCTGACGTTGTCAGCAGCGACTTAGGAACTTGCCCTACGGTGATAGCTTGTATGTCTGTTGGGTATGGCTTCAGCTTCAACGCGGCTAATTCTTTGCCGTAGATTCTAGGGAACTCTTTAGGGTAAAGTATCGGGTACTGCTTGGGAATCGTCATAATCACGGTTTTCGCTTTGCGTTTAGGCTTCTGTCTCGGCGGGATTGTTTTCACGCCTAAAACGGATGCGGCACCAATTAAGCTTAAGCGCTTGCCTGTCTGCTTCGTAACTTGCATGGTTGTTTGCTTTACAATTAAAGCCATGCCTTTCCCTGAAGGCGTGACAACTCCTAGAGAACTCATTAAATCTACTGTGGCTTTTGAAGGTGTAAAAAGCCCTTTTTTCGGCACGACTCCTATTAAGCCTCTGGAAGGTGCAGAGGGAACGTAGTGGATCCGCCAAGCCTGAATCTGTATCCCATACTTGTATTCTTTAAAGAAGTCTGCTGCTACTCCGTGCCACTCATACATGGGAGAAGTCTTAACGGCTTTAGGTAGAAACTCCTTAACAGTTGCTCCCATCTCATACATAGGACTTGTTTTAACGAGTTGCTTCAAGCCAACGCCATACTGTTGAAGCTGTGGAACGCCAACTACTTTGAAGGCTAGTTTAGCTTCCTTTCCTATGCTGTAAACTGCCTCTCCCGTTTCCCACATTGGAGAAGCTTTGAAAAGCTGAGTTACTTTGCCTCCGAACTGTTTAATCTGTGGCACCGTTGCAGCCTTGAAATAAAGGTAGCGTTCTTTGCCTACACCGTAAACTGCTTTTCCCATTTCGTAGAAAGGAAAGGTCTTGAAGGTTTTAGGAGCGTAATAGGCTGCTGCTTCGCCCATTTCATAAAAAGGAGACGTTTTTAATAGTGAAACTGCACCTTTCTTTGCAGAGGGCAAATACACGTTTGACATGAGCATTTTCGCTTCTTTCGCTATGCTATAACCACGTTTGCCAGCTTCATAAAAAGGATAGAACGGGGATGTCTCCCAAAGTTCTGGTGCAACTCTTGAAGCTGTGGCTTTAAACCCTGCCATTTTCGCTTGAGTGACCCATTTAACTTGTTTGCCAAGTAGGTACGATTCTTTTCCTGCTATGTAGAAAGGTGAGGTTCTAACAACGGTTGAAACGTAAGGCCTTACCGCTTTGCCCATCTCGTAAAACGGGAAGGTCTTAGCAGCAGAGGGAATGTATGGCTTTACGGATACTCCCCACTCGTACATGGGGGAAGTTTTGGCGATTTTAAAAGCGGGTTCTGCAACGTACTTGTAGGCTTTTGCCCCCACCGTTTTCGTGGCGACTACTGTTTTTTTGCCTGCCCATTTAGCACCACTCCAAGCTGTACCTACCACTTTTGAGATTCCTTTTCCAACTAAAATGTCCCCGTAGAGGCTGCCTGCAATTTCAAGCGGGTGCCACTCTTTAACTTCCTCTAAGCCACTTGGATCACCTAGCAACGCAGAAATTGCAGCTCCCGACGCAACTACAGGAGGCTTCCCCAACCCTTTCACGCCCGCGATTGTCGCAACTGTGTAAACAAAACTTTCTCCAGATCCAAAGGCTCTAGCAGCAAATTTTCCAGAAGCCGCACCCGTTTTCACCCGCTCCCATTCGAGAGGACTAAAGCCTTCACCACGCATCATTTTCTCAAACTGTTCTTCTTGCTCCTTATGCTGCCATCCAGTGAAAAAGTCTAAGACTTGTTCCGTGATTGACTTGGGTAGTGCTGGTTCTTTTACTGTTGGTGGTTGGAATGTTATGTCGTAAAAAGTTGTTCTCTCAGGCTTCGCAGCTACAGCCACCACGTCGAAGATTGTTGCTTCTTTTTTCTGAGCTTTAGCAACAACCTCTTCAAGCTCGTCACGCTTCGTAACCGATAGAATCATACTACCCGTTGGAATATCAGTGGATACGCCATAACGAGCTTCTAATTCTTCCTTTGTAGTTGGTGGCTTACCTGCTGCCACCACCATATCGTACATGTCAATTTTGCCACTCTTATCAATGTCCAAGTATTCTTTGTATCGTGGATCGCCTCGGCGTGCGCCGTAAGCAGCTTTAATTTCACTTGTAGTTGGTACTTGAGACAAGGACTAACCCTTCTTCTCTTCTTTTGCACAGAAAAAAGCAGTGCCAGCACCAAGAATCAAAAAGTAAGAATCGGTTTCCCAAATCGGCGTTCCAAACTTATCTGAGAGTTCAATAATCGTTTTGAAATTCACGTAAATTTGGGTCTGGCCTGGCTCAAGAACCAAGGTTTTAACCTGATAGATGACTGGCTTGAAATTTTCTTTCTTAACGCGGTGAACCCCATCATAATTCGTGGCATAGAAAGCGTGTGGGCTTTCATAGATTTTGTTGGAAATCTTTTTGAGTTGATCAAGGCTTTTTAAGTCGAACAAAACCTCGCCGTCGAGGTGGAGTGTCTCGATTTGAATGGCTTTGGGTTTTCTCAGTCTCACTTTTTACCTCTCCTCTTCTTCCTCTTTTTCTTTCGTTCGCAGTTCTGTCGTCTCCAGTACTTCCTCAAGATTTTCTGAGCTTTGCTTCCCGACTTGAGTCTAGGCCTTCCACGTTTCTTCTTCGCCACATTTCACTACTCCCAGTGGTGAAACAGTGTTTACCACTATTAGTGGTGAAAAGGTTGCTTATAGATTTTACCAAGTAAAATAGATTTTTTCAAGAACAACATTTGCACAAGTGTGCAAATGGTCTAATCTGGGTACATGTACCTCTATGTTGAATGTGTCTATTCATCTGGAAAGGCAAACTTGTAGAGATCCTTAGCTGCCTTCTGAATACCCCGTTTTACAGATTCAACTTCATGAGCTGCTCTCTTAATCTCTCGGCGTTCACTACTTGTAAACCGCGCCCAATGACTCCCTATCAATGTTAGCCAATCTTCTGCTTTTGCAACTCTTCCATAGCCTAAGGTTGCTTTTCCAGCTAACCGCAAAAGCTTTGCCATTGTTTTCTGTGAGAGCAAATTGGTGAGTTGCAAGTATTCTTTGTAGTTGGGTAAATGTTTTTCATAGTTTATTAGCGCTTGATGGAGTATTTTTTCGTCGCCGTAAGCCATGGCGTAAGCCATGCCTTTCTCTGTGAGCCTATACTCCTTGATTAATCCGCGTCTAGTTTTCTTTATTACTATACCTGTTATATAGTTCCTTTCTTCTAGGGAATGCACCGCTTCATTAATTGATTTGTAATCTTTGGCTAGTCTTTTAGACATTGGCTTTATCAACAAGTCGGGGGATCCAGCAAGAAGTTCTAAAATGCTATGTTGGTTTATTGCTTTTTTCTTAAGCATATGGTGTTCCTCTTTTTCATCGCCATATGGCGTTTATGGTGTGGTAATACCCACCATATTATAATATACTAACGAGGTGTATAACACTTGTGGTTATAAAAATGCACAAGGAAACTAGAAAAATCATCCGTGTCGGCAACAGCCTAGCCGTTACAATGCCGCCATCATGGCTGCGATACTTCAATTTGACGGATAAAGATCGCGTTACGGTACTATCAGATGGTAATGTCGTCATTCAACCCATAAAAAGGGAGGTGGAACCCAACGAAAATAAGTGACTTAGACGAGTTTTTACACGCTGATTCTGTTGAAGACGGAAGCACGATCGAAATTACAGGGAAAGCTCGATACATCAGTAGTGAGGAGTCAACTTTCGGGCGTGCCTACTTGGAAATGCCAGTAAAGTTACCCGATGGTAAGGCTAAAATATGGACACCTAATAAAACAACGCTTAAAAAATTGGCTACGGTCTTTGGTGACGATACTGATGGGTGGCTAGGTAAAAGGGTTAAGCTGTCTATTTTGAAGCAAAACGTTCGAGGGGAAATGCGCAACGTTGTCTATGGCGAGGCTGCCGTTCAACCCTTAACAGATCAACTGCAACCAAATTTAAGGTGATGCAGTGCGAACAATGTGGAAAAACAATCAATATCCGCTTTTTTGTTCCTATAAGAAACCCCTTGAGAAGAATTTTGAATAGTTTGTCTCAAAACTTGAAGGAAGGCGCTTGGGTTTGCAAGAAATGTCTGAAAGAAAAAAGGTGAGTTGCGACTTTGGACAAAGACTTACAGAGCTATATTGATTTCTACCTTAAGCTTAGCTTCGCAATCGTCCCAGCAATATATGGCAAAAAAAGACCTAGTGTTGAATGGAAAAAATACCAAGAAAAAACGCCTTCAGAAAAACAAATTAGAGAATGGTTTAGCGGCAACAAGCCTCAAAACATTGCCGTTGTCTGTGGTGTACCTAGTGCTAATCTTGTGGTGTTGGACTTTGACGACCCAACAGTTTACCCGCGATTCTTTGACACATCACAAATAGAGAAAGAAACGTTAGTGGTGAAAACTGGGTCTGGAAAGACTCATGTTTATCTACGTTCCAAGAATCCTATTGCAAGCTTTACGATTCCACAGTTAAAGCTCGAAATACGTTCCGACAAAAACTTGGTGATAGCACCACCAAGTAAACACCCGGGTGGGGAACTCTACACCTTCGTAAACCAAGCTGATACGCTCATTCTAGTAGATGATTTGGAAGAAACTGTGTGGCGAAAGGCCGAGCAGCTAGGAGTTAAAAGACCTAGAGATTTCATCTTAGAAGATTCGAGTTACAGAGGTAAACAAGTTTACGAAGGCGGAGATCCGCCTTGCATTGAAGTTATGCTTAGAGGCGTGAAAGAGGGAACACGCAATCATGTTGCAGTACGCCTTTGCGCTTATTGGTTATGGTTTAGGCGAGAACAGAAAGACAAGGTTAAAAGCCTTCTTAATGGTTGGAACGCGCGAAACGAGCCTCCACTTCCAAAAAGCGAATTAAAGGACATTTTCAAAGCAGCCTTAGGACTCCAGCGGAGTTATGGCTGCCCTAAAAACCAAGCTTGGTGCAACATCGAAAAATGCGCTTTGAAGAGAAGCCAACTCCTAAGGAGAAGGGCAGAAGAAGAAGCAGAGCAGATTCTAAATAACCCATCGATGTTGGATGCCCTAACTCCACACTTGGACAACATTGTAGCTGGTGAAGACGCAAACAAGAAACTGACGTTCATACTCTGCTTAAGTGGAAAATGTAAAGACCCGAAAATGAAGCAGATCGTACTCTTTAAAGCTGAAGCAGGCGCAGGCAAAACCCGATTAATGCGCATAGCTAACGCCTTTAAAACCAAGTCTGTAGGGAGATTCACAAGTCACGCTTTAGATTATTCCGATTTGCAAGACTTCGAGATTTTGAAGCTGAAAGAACTGGGTGCTATGGATCAAGAATTTCAGGGCGTTTCAACACTCAAATTTGTTAGTAGTGATGATGAAGGCTATACCGTTGAATGCACAGAGCGTGACGAACGCGGAAGATTTACAACAGGACAACATAAAGTTCCGCCTATTACTCTACTCAGCAGCACTACGCGCATAAGCTTGGATCCACAGTTTGAACGTCGCGCTTGGATAGTAAACCCTGATGAGTCAGAGGAACAAACAGAACGCATTCGCAAGTGGAAGGCCAAACATGAAAGAGAAAAATCGTTAGTTGCTTTGGCTTTGATAAAGGAGACAAGCGCCGATCATAGTATGCGCATTCTGAAAGCTGTCGCTGAAAAGCTTGAGCCTTTAGACGTGGTTTTGCCTTTTCCAGATACGGTTACGAAGATTCTGAAAAGCAAACGACTTAGGATTAGAGGCGACTTCGATAAGGTGCTCTCACTTGTTAAGCTTCACGCTTTATTATATCAACGCCACTTACCCAAAGCTAAAGCCAACGGCAAAAAAGTTGTTTTTGTAACACCAAAATCTGCTATTGAAGCCCTAGAGCTTGCGGAGAAACCATTCGTAACTATGACTACGGAGTTAGGGGGACGTAGCCGAAAAATCATTAA
This genomic window contains:
- a CDS encoding AbrB/MazE/SpoVT family DNA-binding domain-containing protein, giving the protein MHKETRKIIRVGNSLAVTMPPSWLRYFNLTDKDRVTVLSDGNVVIQPIKREVEPNENK
- a CDS encoding AbrB/MazE/SpoVT family DNA-binding domain-containing protein → MPVKFELSVMQVGNSLRITIPKEVCKHLEIKKGDVVRLWVDNGHFIAEKKE
- a CDS encoding bifunctional DNA primase/polymerase, translating into MDKDLQSYIDFYLKLSFAIVPAIYGKKRPSVEWKKYQEKTPSEKQIREWFSGNKPQNIAVVCGVPSANLVVLDFDDPTVYPRFFDTSQIEKETLVVKTGSGKTHVYLRSKNPIASFTIPQLKLEIRSDKNLVIAPPSKHPGGELYTFVNQADTLILVDDLEETVWRKAEQLGVKRPRDFILEDSSYRGKQVYEGGDPPCIEVMLRGVKEGTRNHVAVRLCAYWLWFRREQKDKVKSLLNGWNARNEPPLPKSELKDIFKAALGLQRSYGCPKNQAWCNIEKCALKRSQLLRRRAEEEAEQILNNPSMLDALTPHLDNIVAGEDANKKLTFILCLSGKCKDPKMKQIVLFKAEAGAGKTRLMRIANAFKTKSVGRFTSHALDYSDLQDFEILKLKELGAMDQEFQGVSTLKFVSSDDEGYTVECTERDERGRFTTGQHKVPPITLLSSTTRISLDPQFERRAWIVNPDESEEQTERIRKWKAKHEREKSLVALALIKETSADHSMRILKAVAEKLEPLDVVLPFPDTVTKILKSKRLRIRGDFDKVLSLVKLHALLYQRHLPKAKANGKKVVFVTPKSAIEALELAEKPFVTMTTELGGRSRKIIKTLKKEGLDKKNLTINHETREKIAVQLNRSDATVYKFFKEWCSAGYMSMTKDTTKKGSPVTFKLLHDISFVEGKNAVTFDDLNAKTKIGLDMQKEAEMWLDGIIGEITLTDGYSEKTLKQAMVFDTSQISPSVEQVLTRMPTGQEPSVSSETGQALVFASKTQTVNNPIQKNDILDGEKLLSIIELDEPHKGKCVKCGLQATLYYQIMNFKGQWGHVCNDCAANLQKGMKARREVIS